AGCCGCGCCCGTCGGCGACGATGATGTTGCTGCCCGGCTTGGTGACTTCGCCGCGGAACAGGAAGCGCTCGCCCCGCCCCGGCGACAGGAGGTTGACCTTGAACTCGATGGTGAGGATCGAGGCATCCGCATCGATGACGGTATAGGCGGCATAGCCGCAGGCCGTGTCGAGCGCGGCGGAAATGATGCCGGCATGCAGGAAACCGTGCTGCTGCGTCAGCTTCTCGTCGAAGGGCAGCTCGATTTCTACCGTGCCGTGGGAAATGCGGGTGAGCTCGGCGCCGATCAGCCGCATGGCGGCCTGCCGTTCGAAACTTCTCGAGACGCGGTCGGCGAAACCCGACGGAGGAAAGCCTGTCATGATCCCACTATCGCCGGAACGCCGGCCCTGAACCGAAGGTGGCCGAGGTTTGCACGGCGCATGCTGCACTGCAAGCGCCGGGCGGCGATATCCCTCAGTTGAGGACAAGAATCGCGCCGTTGAGCGCCGTCGCGAAGAGGACCCAGGCGAGATAGGGCAGGAAGGCGAGGGCCGACGGGCGGTCCTGCCGCCAGGATGCGGCGATGAAGCCGGCGACGGCGATATCGAGGGCGAGGATGACGATCATCGCCGATGCCGGATCCTCAAGGCCGAAGAATACCGGTGTCCAGGCGAAGTTGAGGATGAGCTGCGCGAACCAGAACCGCATGGCCATGGATCGGCGGAATGCAAGCCAGGTGCGGGCGCCCACCACGCCGATGATCAGGTAGAGGATGCTCCAGACCGGCGCGAACAGCCAGTTGGGCGGGTTGAAGGCGGGCTTGGCGAGCGAGGCATACCAGCCGCCGGGAACCGTGTTGGCGCCGATGACGAGGCCGCCGCCGAGAACGAGGATGATGAAGGCGAGATAGACGAGGGGTTTGTTGCTCATGCCCTCAGAGCTAGTGCGCGCCGTGCCTTCGTCCAGAGCGGCGGTCAGCGCTGTGGCATCAGGCCGGCAATGTGCTGGTCCCAGGCGACATCCGCGCGCCGGCCGGCAAAACGGCCGTCATAGGAGGAGACGGCAAAGCCGTGCGGCGCGGCGGCGATGCCGGCGGCATCCGCGACCGCCTCGTCCCTGACGACGCGGCCGGTCTTGGCCTCCAGCACGACGAAGCGTCCGCCGTTCGGCGAGGTGAGGCCGACGAGCCCCTCGCGCCGGTTGACGGCGATGGCGCCGACATAGTTGGCAAGGCCGATCGTGGTTTCTTCCGGAAGGTCGATAAAGGCGAGGTCCTCGCCCTTGCCGAAATGGCCCACGAGCGGCGGCAGGTCGTTGCGCGGCCCCTCGTACTGGCAGGCGAACCAGATGCGGCCTTTGTCGTCGAGGTCGATATGGCGCGTGGAGAGCTGGCGCAGCTTCTCCGGCAGCGCGTGGCGCTCGACAAGTGCTCCCGTCGCCGCGTCGATCAAGGCGAGCGAGGGCTCCATATGGTCGAGATTGAGCTTGGTACGGCCGAAATCCGGATGGGTCTCGATGCCGCCGTTCGCCGCGATCAGGAACCTCCCGTCGTCGCTGACGGAAAGGTCGTGCGTGCCGATCCCGTAGGTCGAGTATTCGCCGATGCGGCGGTAGCCATCGCGGGCGTCGTAGAGGCCGATGACGCCGCGATTGGCGTCGAAGTCGTTCTCGCTGGCATAGAGCAGCCTGCCGTCCGGCGAGAAGCAGCCATGGCCGAAGAAATGGCGCTCCTGCGCGGCGGCGATGGTGCGCGGCTCCGCCTGGCCGCTCCGGTCGATGACGAGCGCGAAGGTGCCGGGACGGCGGGCGAAGGCGACGAGATGGTTCGTCGCGGGCGAAAAGGCCATGCCGTG
The Shinella zoogloeoides DNA segment above includes these coding regions:
- a CDS encoding PaaI family thioesterase; its protein translation is MTGFPPSGFADRVSRSFERQAAMRLIGAELTRISHGTVEIELPFDEKLTQQHGFLHAGIISAALDTACGYAAYTVIDADASILTIEFKVNLLSPGRGERFLFRGEVTKPGSNIIVADGRGYALTDGPAKLIASMTGTMMVVRGREDITE
- a CDS encoding DUF1513 domain-containing protein codes for the protein MGLPSAALDRRAFLRMAGTAFAASLGAGPAFALARTDAVFASGYMGSDGRFGIAVLAEDGTVIDRTALPARSHGMAFSPATNHLVAFARRPGTFALVIDRSGQAEPRTIAAAQERHFFGHGCFSPDGRLLYASENDFDANRGVIGLYDARDGYRRIGEYSTYGIGTHDLSVSDDGRFLIAANGGIETHPDFGRTKLNLDHMEPSLALIDAATGALVERHALPEKLRQLSTRHIDLDDKGRIWFACQYEGPRNDLPPLVGHFGKGEDLAFIDLPEETTIGLANYVGAIAVNRREGLVGLTSPNGGRFVVLEAKTGRVVRDEAVADAAGIAAAPHGFAVSSYDGRFAGRRADVAWDQHIAGLMPQR
- a CDS encoding TspO/MBR family protein yields the protein MSNKPLVYLAFIILVLGGGLVIGANTVPGGWYASLAKPAFNPPNWLFAPVWSILYLIIGVVGARTWLAFRRSMAMRFWFAQLILNFAWTPVFFGLEDPASAMIVILALDIAVAGFIAASWRQDRPSALAFLPYLAWVLFATALNGAILVLN